One Acropora palmata chromosome 2, jaAcrPala1.3, whole genome shotgun sequence genomic window carries:
- the LOC141867410 gene encoding dual specificity protein phosphatase 1-B-like encodes MVVMEDLELIWPLSPLTVINMAGSLDRKCTVIDCRSFLSFNSAHIRGALNIHCPPILKRRLHRGTSTLDCLLTSPESKQLLEESETLILYEDHTQDWKELEKDSTMKIIYMLLKRERITKKLYFIKGGFEIFSSSYPSMCFFAKPSCTSQTGSSPLGLKLKGKDSKRTSNPRIDQEIKEFEARPSSTLNQNEPVEILKHLFLGSEIHASRKEVLERLEITSIVNVSSNIPNYFENTFDYKSIPVDDTFNADIGKWFEEAARFIDAVKNSKSRVLVHCQAGISRSATICLAYLISRYRLRLDEAYEYVKKRRSVISPNFNFMGQLLNWESESHLTEKKVSSSEVLMSSPTKSCGSHSPFGLFSFSSFPCGTELTSTKQSPPGLVSSPM; translated from the exons ATGGTTGTAATGGAGGATCTCGAATTGATCTGGCCGCTTTCTCCGTTGACCGTTATCAACATGGCCGGCTCGCTCGATCGCAAGTGCACAGTTATTGACTGCCGTTCGTTTCTGTCATTTAATTCAGCGCATATAAGAGGTGCTCTTAACATTCATTGTCCACCCATATTGAAACGAAGACTTCATCGCGGAACATCAACGTTGGACTGCCTTCTCACCTCCCCTGAATCGAAACAACTACTCGAGGAATCAGAGACTTTGATTTTATACGAGGACCACACACAAGATTGGAAAGAATTAGAAAAAGACAGCACCATGAAAATCATCTACATGCTTTTAAAAAGGGAGAGAATAACTAAGAAGTTATATTTCATAAAGG GAGGATTTGAGATATTTTCATCAAGTTATCCTTCAATGTGCTTTTTCGCGAAACCAAGCTGTACGTCACAAACAGGCTCCAGTCCTCTTGGATTGAAACTTAAAGGCAAGGACTCAAAACGGACCAGTAACCCGAGAATTGATCAAGAAATCAAGGAGTTTGAAGCAAGGCCAAGCTCTACACTGAATCAAAACGAACCAgtagaaatattaaaacatttatttcttgGCAGTGAAATACATGCCTCACGGAAAGAAGTACTCGAGCGGCTTGAAATCACTTCAATTGTAAATGTTTCAAGTAACATTCCCAACTACTTTGAGAACACATTTGATTACAAATCCATTCCAGTGGATGATACGTTTAATGCAGACATAGGAAAATGGTTCGAGGAAGCGGCCAGGTTTATAG ATGCAGTGAAGAACTCAAAAAGTCGGGTTTTAGTACATTGTCAGGCTGGAATTTCCAGATCCGCCACCATATGTCTCGCTTACTTAATTAGCAGATACAGGCTGCGGCTTGATGAAGCGTATGAATATGTGAAGAAGCGCCGCTCTGTCATCTCACCGAACTTTAACTTCATGGGACAATTATTAAACTGGGAAAGTGAAAGTCACTTAACAGAGAAAAAAGTTTCAAGCAGTGAAGTGTTGATGAGTTCACCAACAAAAAGTTGTGGAAGTCATTCTCCATTTGggctttttagtttttcttcttttccatgTGGAACAGAGTTGACAAGCACCAAACAGAGTCCGCCTGGACTTGTTTCATCGCCAATGTAG